One part of the Amaranthus tricolor cultivar Red isolate AtriRed21 chromosome 16, ASM2621246v1, whole genome shotgun sequence genome encodes these proteins:
- the LOC130802602 gene encoding uncharacterized protein LOC130802602, producing the protein MDNQNDGLDGASSQPIEHHIHESYGEFEGNVDVENEFTEQNSAKSKKLTSEAWIYFDLVHVNGVQMAKCKTCKKTLSYKGSSGTSHLLKHAKKTCSSRHLNLASNQSQLKVKREIDRSTYLAVKSQRKWFLIKKYQGKN; encoded by the coding sequence ATGGATAATCAAAATGATGGACTTGATGGTGCTTCTAGTCAACCTATTGAGCATCATATTCATGAATCATATGGGGAATTTGAGGGTAATGTTGATGTTGAGAATGAATTTACTGAACAAAATagtgctaaaagtaagaaattaaCTTCAGAAGCATGGATTTATTTTGACCTTGTACATGTGAATGGTGTACAAATGGCAAAATGTAAGACTTGTAAGAAAACACTTTCCTACAAAGGGAGTAGTGGAACTTCACATCTGcttaaacatgctaaaaaaacatgttcaagtagacatttaaacctTGCATCTAATCAATCACAATTAAAAGTGAAAAGAGAAATTGATAGATCTACTTACTTAGCAGTGAAAAGCCAAAGAAAGTGGTTTTTGATCAAGAAATATCAAGGAAAGAATTGA